The following nucleotide sequence is from Devosia salina.
GCTGGTCTCTCCGAGGGGCCCTTCGAGATCACCGAGATCCGAGACGGAAGTGTGCGTCAGGTAACGGCTGGCGCGGTGCCGCGGGGCGATGCGATAGCGACCGGGGTGGACCGGCCGAGCGGTAGCGCCACCCTTGCCGTCCCCCCTGTCACGCCGCTCGTCCTGGCCGCGCAACTGCCGCCCCTGCCGGCCGATCCGACGCGGAGCCGGCTGGTGCTCGGCGCTTTCGCGGACCCATGGCCGGGGCTGGTGCGGGTCAGCGACGCAACCACCGGTGCCGCGCTGGCCAGCCTTTCGCGACCCGCTGCCATCGGGACGGTGCTGACCGATGTGAGTGCCGGCCCACCGGCTCGATGGGATCGCGGCACCAGCCTGGAGATCAGGCTCCTTGCGGGACATCTGGCCGATGTCGAACCCGGTTCGGCATTGGCGGGAAGCAACCGGATCGCGGTCGAGACCGACGCCGGGCAATGGGAAATCATTGGCTTTGCCAAGGCCGAACTCACGGGGGCCGGGCAATATCGACTGACCCAATTGCTGCGAGGCCTTGATGGTTCGGAGGCGGCGATGGGACCGGTGTCGGCCGGACGACGGGTACTGGTGCTTGATAACCGAGCCGCGACGCTGCCGGTCGAACCGCACTGGATCGGCGAAAGCCGCACAATCCGGTTTTCTGCAGGCGATGCCGTTGCGATGGAGACAGTTTCGATCGAGACGGGGCCGGTGCGGCCGCTGTCCCCTGTGCATCTCAAGGCGGCCCGGCAGCCCGACGGTGCAATTGCCCTGCGCTGGACCCGGCGCAGCCGCGCTGACGCGGATGGCTGGGGCATCGCGGAGCCGGCGCTGGAGCATGTGCCGGAGGCCTGGCAGGTCGAGATTTTCGATGGAGGGACGCCGGTCCGCACGCTGGTCTCCGGCTCGCCGACGGCCGACTACGCCCTGGCGGATCAAATTGTCGATTTCGGGGGTGCGGCGTCGGCGTTCACCTTTGCCGTCACCCAGATGAGCGCCGTGCTGGGGGCAGGGCAGGCAGCAATGGGAGCTTTCAATGTCTGAACATCGCTTTGAAGCGTGCCTTGCAGAAGTCCTGCGCCACGAGGGCGGCTATGTGGACCATCCCGCCGATCCGGGCGGCGCGACCAATATGGGCATTACCCGCAAGACGCTGGCCCGCTGGCGCAGCGTGTCGCCCTGGTGGGACCTGCCCAAAGCCGCCGTGCGGGGGCTCGGCCGGGCCGAGGCCGCGGAAATCTATCGCCAGGGATATTGGGACGCCTGCCACGCCGGAGACCTGCCGCCGGGTGTCGATCTCGCGGTGTTCGACTATGCCGTCAATTCCGGCCCCGATCGCGCCATCCGCACGCTGCAGGCCACGCTGGGCGTCGTGGTGGATGGGGTTGTCGGGCCCCTGACCCTGGGTGCTACGCAGCGCGCGGACGCGGCCCGGACGATCAACGCGCTCTGCGACCGCCGGCTCGGCTTTCTCCGGGCGCTCTCGACCTTTGCGATTTTCGGACGCGGCTGGACCGGGCGGGTCGCAGCCATCAGGGCTGCGTCCCTCGCCGCGGCCCCCATTTCTTCCTCAACCTCCAATGGAGATACGAAAATGGACATTCTTTCCGGCTACAAGACCTATATCGTCGCTGCCTTCATGCTGCTGGCGGGTCTGGCCCAGATGCTGGGCATCGACCTGCCTACGCTCGACAGCGGCTCTGCCGGCAGCCTGGTGCTCGAAGCGCTGGCCGTCCTGTTCCTGCGCAAGGGGCTCAAGGCGGATATCGGGAAAGCCTGAGGGCAATTGTGTGGAAACCGGGCAAGTCTTGCCCCATTCATGTCCCATTCAGTTTGCAGCCGCTATTGATCGGGACATGAAAACGAACACTCCAAAACCCTCGGCCTCGATTGCCCTTGCCCTGGCGCTTGCGTTGGCCCTTGCGAGCACAGGGACGACGCAGGCGCAGGCATGCCTCGACAAGCGCCAGATCCAGGAAGCGGTGTCTTCTGGCGAGATACTCTCGCTCGACGCCGTGCTGGCCCGGGCGGGGGTCGACCCGAATGCCGAAATACTTAACGTGCAGGTCTGTGACGAAGGCGGCGCGCTGGTATATGTTATCGGTGTGTTGAGCCCGGATGGTCAGGCGCAAAACCTGACTTTGGACGCTCAATAGTGGCAAGGGCCTGGCGGGGGGCGAACCATGCGTGTTCTGGTTGTTGAAGACGATACCAATCTCAATCGGCAGCTCAAGGAAGCGCTGACGGAAGCGGGCTACGCCGTGGACGTGGCCTTTGACGGCGAGGAAGGACACTTCCTCGGCGACACCGAACCCTATGACACGATCATCCTCGATATCGGCCTGCCGCAGATGGACGGGCTCTCGGTGCTCGAGGAATGGCGCCGCGCCGGCAAGACCACGCCGGTGCTGCTGCTGACGGCGCGTGACCGCTGGAGCGACAAGGTGCAGGGCATCGACGCCGGCGCCGATGACTACGTTGCCAAGCCCTTCCACATGGAAGAGGTGCTGGCCCGGGTGCGGGCCCTGGTGCGCCGGGCAGCCGGACACGCAAGCAACGAGATCGTCTGCGGTGCAGTGCGGCTCGATGCACGCTCGGGAAAGGTGACCGTCGATGGCCAGTCGGTGAAGCTGACCAGCCACGAACTGCGCCTATTGAGCTATCTGATGCACCACAAGGGCAAGGTCATTTCCCGCACGGAACTGACCGAACATCTCTATGACCAGGACTTCGACCGCGACAGCAACACCATTGAGGTGTTCGTCGGCCGCCTGCGCAAGAAGCTCCCCGACGATTGCATCCAGACGGTGCGCGGGCTGGGCTACCAGATCCTCGGCGATTAAGCGCGCCTTTTCCAACATGGCCGACCAGACAAGGGCCTGACATGCTGCGCAAGGGCTCCATCGCCGCCTCCATGTTCTGGCTTTCCGCCGGCTGGCTGGTGCTCGCCCTTGTGACCACCGGCATTCTGCTGACCGATCTCTACTCCCGGGCCCTCGACACGACGCTGACCGAGACGCTCGACTTTCACGTCGAAAGCCTTGCCGGGGCGCTGCTCGAAGCCGGTGATCCCCAGTCCCCGGATATCGCACTGGCCGACCCGCGCTTCGAGCGGCCCCGATCGGGCTGGTACTGGATCATCCGCGAGGAGGACGGTGCCCTGGTCAATCTCTCGACCTCGGTAGTCGGCATCGACCTGCCGGGTGTAGGCAGCGCGGCGGATGCGTTCGGCCGCAGCACCGAAGTCACCAACGACCCGTTCGGCACGCAATTGCGCATGGTCCAGCGCACGGTCACGCTCGACCAGCAGAGCTACCGCATCACCGTGGCGGGCAATCTCACCGAAATTCTGCAACTGGTGTCGGATTTCCGGGGCCAGACCTTCATCGTGCTGGGCGCGGTGGGCCTGATGCTGGCGGCGATGAGCGCCTTCGTCGCCCGCATTGCGCTGCGTCCCATCGGCCAGCTCAGCCGCGCCGTCGAAGCCGTGCGCGAAGGGGAAAGCGCAGAAGTCTCTGGCAGTTATCCGACCGAGATCGCGCCCCTCGCCGAAGAGGTCAACGAGCTGTTGCGCTCCAATACCCAGATCATCGAGCGCGCCCGCAACCAGGTGGGCAATCTCGCCCACGGGCTCAAGACCCCCATAGCCGTGCTCCGCAATGAGGCTCATGCTCGAAAGGGCGCCCTGGCCGACGTGGTATCGACCGAGACCGAGAAGATGAGCAACATGGTCTCGACCTATCTCGAAAGGGCGCGCCTGGCCGCGCGCACCTCGGTGGTCGGCAAAAAGGCCGATGCTACCATGATCATGCTGCGTCTCACCCGCGTCATGCGCAAGATTCATCCCGAGGTGACCATCGCCTTCCAGCGCCCCGATGCATCCCTGCCCTGGTTCAGGGGCGACGAAGCGGATCTGGAGGAGATGGCGGGGAACCTGCTCGACAATGCCTGCAAGTGGTCGAAGGGCCAGGTTGGCGTGCGGCTCTCGAGCGAGCGCACCGAGAAGGGACGCGACCTTCTGATTCGCATTGACGACAACGGCCCCGGACTGAGCGATGCAGATGCGCAAAAAGTGTTGCGCCGGGGCGTCAGACTCGACGAGAAGACACCGGGAACCGGACTGGGGCTGGATATCGTCAAGGAACTGGTCGATGTCTACGGGGGAAGCCTTGAGCTCAAGCGCTCCCAGCTTGGGGGGCTGCTCGTCGAGTTGCGCCTGCCCACCGCACGGCTGGGCGGATTGGTTCGACCGACCGGGAATTGACGCACTTTCGCCGCATTACGACAACAAGTACCAAACGACTGCACGCAGAGGCCACATCGCTCATGAATCGCATTTCGACCGTCGCCCTTCCGATCCTTGCTCTGGTGCTGGCAGGATGCTCGAGCACGG
It contains:
- a CDS encoding sensor histidine kinase; protein product: MLRKGSIAASMFWLSAGWLVLALVTTGILLTDLYSRALDTTLTETLDFHVESLAGALLEAGDPQSPDIALADPRFERPRSGWYWIIREEDGALVNLSTSVVGIDLPGVGSAADAFGRSTEVTNDPFGTQLRMVQRTVTLDQQSYRITVAGNLTEILQLVSDFRGQTFIVLGAVGLMLAAMSAFVARIALRPIGQLSRAVEAVREGESAEVSGSYPTEIAPLAEEVNELLRSNTQIIERARNQVGNLAHGLKTPIAVLRNEAHARKGALADVVSTETEKMSNMVSTYLERARLAARTSVVGKKADATMIMLRLTRVMRKIHPEVTIAFQRPDASLPWFRGDEADLEEMAGNLLDNACKWSKGQVGVRLSSERTEKGRDLLIRIDDNGPGLSDADAQKVLRRGVRLDEKTPGTGLGLDIVKELVDVYGGSLELKRSQLGGLLVELRLPTARLGGLVRPTGN
- a CDS encoding response regulator transcription factor gives rise to the protein MRVLVVEDDTNLNRQLKEALTEAGYAVDVAFDGEEGHFLGDTEPYDTIILDIGLPQMDGLSVLEEWRRAGKTTPVLLLTARDRWSDKVQGIDAGADDYVAKPFHMEEVLARVRALVRRAAGHASNEIVCGAVRLDARSGKVTVDGQSVKLTSHELRLLSYLMHHKGKVISRTELTEHLYDQDFDRDSNTIEVFVGRLRKKLPDDCIQTVRGLGYQILGD
- a CDS encoding PepSY domain-containing protein, with the translated sequence MKTNTPKPSASIALALALALALASTGTTQAQACLDKRQIQEAVSSGEILSLDAVLARAGVDPNAEILNVQVCDEGGALVYVIGVLSPDGQAQNLTLDAQ
- a CDS encoding phage tail protein, yielding MSESLPLVLDGAAARLAAERLLNLRSSSGDRVEFALPPSTVALEPGDRIALAGLSEGPFEITEIRDGSVRQVTAGAVPRGDAIATGVDRPSGSATLAVPPVTPLVLAAQLPPLPADPTRSRLVLGAFADPWPGLVRVSDATTGAALASLSRPAAIGTVLTDVSAGPPARWDRGTSLEIRLLAGHLADVEPGSALAGSNRIAVETDAGQWEIIGFAKAELTGAGQYRLTQLLRGLDGSEAAMGPVSAGRRVLVLDNRAATLPVEPHWIGESRTIRFSAGDAVAMETVSIETGPVRPLSPVHLKAARQPDGAIALRWTRRSRADADGWGIAEPALEHVPEAWQVEIFDGGTPVRTLVSGSPTADYALADQIVDFGGAASAFTFAVTQMSAVLGAGQAAMGAFNV
- a CDS encoding glycoside hydrolase family 108 protein, whose translation is MSEHRFEACLAEVLRHEGGYVDHPADPGGATNMGITRKTLARWRSVSPWWDLPKAAVRGLGRAEAAEIYRQGYWDACHAGDLPPGVDLAVFDYAVNSGPDRAIRTLQATLGVVVDGVVGPLTLGATQRADAARTINALCDRRLGFLRALSTFAIFGRGWTGRVAAIRAASLAAAPISSSTSNGDTKMDILSGYKTYIVAAFMLLAGLAQMLGIDLPTLDSGSAGSLVLEALAVLFLRKGLKADIGKA